Proteins encoded in a region of the Rutidosis leptorrhynchoides isolate AG116_Rl617_1_P2 chromosome 9, CSIRO_AGI_Rlap_v1, whole genome shotgun sequence genome:
- the LOC139869083 gene encoding cyclin-A1-4-like, which yields MDKVHEYANPRMRAVVRDWPVELLQMELAVPNIWKLELMALTVTCFLSRFVRCVEGVNEGPLEYLLFPSQKPWDSTLRRFTQYQPSDLSQCIKALLALATQRANSTLPASRDKLYLLTESGEKNLNLDYDSMDPHSCEISPFDDYLSLRAIEVQFSFLSKKRIRVDYMDKVQDYAKPYMHECIVDWLVLVGGSLKLSKDTLYLAIYYMDLYLSGTVLGRNKFQLLGATCLMIASKYEDTWPAKVEVLCDKTKGRYSVDELLQMEVSVMNILEFELWAPTVGCFLERLVIVAQHINEEASFVSLASYISELSLMDYGMLCYAPSVVAASAIFLARFMLSPSQKPWNSTFTRFSLYQPSDLYECVKALHTLVTQPPNPNLSAIRNIYSKPEHFRVAKKYSCPPLIPMEHFENSCCSAG from the exons ATGGACAAGGTGCACGAGTACGCTAATCCGCGCATGCGTGCAGTCGTAAGAGATTGGCCTGTTGAG CTATTGCAAATGGAATTAGCGGTTCCGAATATCTGGAAGCTTGAATTGATGGCCCTAACCGTTACATGTTTTTTGAGTAGATTTGTTCGTTGTGTTGAAGGTGTAAACGAG GGTCCTTTAGA GTATTTGCTTTTCCCATCACAGAAACCTTGG GATTCGACTTTAAGGCGTTTTACTCAGTACCAACCATCAGATTTGTCTCAGTGTATAAAAGCTCTACTCGCACTTGCTACTCAACGTGCGAATTCTACCTTGCCAGCAAGCAGAGATAAGTTATATTTGCTGACTGAGAGTGGCGAGAAGAATTTAAATCTGGATTATGATTCCATGGATCCACATTCGTGTGAAATTTCGCCTTTTGACGATTACCTGAGTCTTAGAGCTATTGAGGTGCAGTTTTCATTTTTGT CAAAGAAAAGGATTAGAGTTGATTACATGGACAAGGTGCAGGACTATGCAAAACCGTACATGCATGAATGCATAGTAGATTGGCTTGTTCTG GTTGGTGGGTCTTTAAAGCTTTCTAAGGATACATTGTATTTGGCAATTTACTACATGGACCTTTACCTTTCCGGCACTGTATTAGGTAGAAATAAATTTCAGTTGCTTGGTGCCACATGCTTGATGATAGCTTC AAAATATGAGGACACATGGCCAGCCAAGGTGGAAGTCTTGTGCGACAAGACTAAAGGCAGATACTCGGTAGATGAG CTACTACAAATGGAAGTATCGGTTATGAATATCTTGGAGTTTGAATTGTGGGCCCCAACTGTTGGTTGTTTTTTGGAAAGATTAGTTATCGTTGCTCAACATATAAACGAGGAG GCTAGTTTTGTGAGTTTGGCAAGCTACATAAGTGAGTTATCTCTTATGGATTATGGTATGTTGTGCTATGCTCCTTCTGTTGTTGCCGCATCTGCTATTTTTTTAGCAAGATTTATGCTTTCTCCATCACAGAAACCTTGG AATTCGACCTTTACGCGTTTTAGTCTGTACCAACCATCAGATTTGTACGAGTGCGTAAAAGCTTTGCACACACTTGTTACTCAACCCCCAAATCCCAATTTGTCAGCAATCAGAAACATTTATAGTAAACCAGAG CACTTTCGCGTAGCCAAGAAGTACTCTTGTCCTCCATTGATACCAATGGAGCATTTTGAGAATAGTTGCTGCTCGGCTGGTTGA
- the LOC139867630 gene encoding ABC transporter B family member 28, with protein sequence MATLPRFIPSHSSLINHRRQLFTVRRHRGHLSTTITSPSLRQQQQLHQTLITTIKPNFITAAYISGPASDAIVANDDPKIDEIGSGTEPVQQFNAISLGLLLKHLSRHKLRVAASIVSLVCCTTCTLSMPILSGRFFEVLIGARAEPLWQLLSKVAVLYTLEPIFTVIFVVNMNTIWEKVMSSLRAQIFGSVLIHKVEFFDKYKVGELTALLTSDLGSFKNIVSENISRDRGFRALTEVVGTMCLLFVLAPQLAPILGVLMLAVSTLVAVYKRSTVKVFKAYGLTQALIADCITETFSAIRTVRSFGGEKRQMLTFGNQVLDYQKSGIKLGVFKSINESITRVAVYVSLLALYILGGSKVQAGELSVGTVASFIGYTFTLTFAVQGLVNTFGDLRGAFAATERINSILSDSEIDQSLAYGLEKGIKQQVETYNNLKMFFINDPDDKRRSQNMRYMSSLTAASTVCSLANSGDTCLEDVHFSYPLRPDVAVLSGLDLTLKCGTVTALVGSSGAGKSTIVQLLARFYEPTQGRITVAGEDLRTFDKSEWARVVSIVNQEPVLFSVSVGENIAYGLPDENVSRDDVIAAAKAANAHDFIISLPEGYDTLVGERGGLLSGGQRQRVAIARALLKNAPILILDEATSALDTMSERLVQEALNHLMKGRTTLVIAHRLSTVQNADQIALCSEGKIAELGTHAELLAKKGQYESLVGTQRLAFE encoded by the exons ATGGCAACTCTCCCACGCTTCATCCCTTCCCATTCCTCACTCATCAACCATCGCCGGCAACTATTCACAGTCCGTCGCCACCGCGGTCACCTATCTACGACCATCACGTCTCCGTCACTCcgtcaacaacaacaacttcaccaaactcTAATCACCACAATTAAACCTAACTTCATTACCGCAGCTTACATTTCCGGTCCAGCATCAGATGCAATCGTCgcaaacgatgatccgaaaattgatgaaatcggttcCGGTACTGAACCGGTTCAGCAGTTTAATGCTATAAGTTTAGGCCTATTATTGAAGCATCTGTCTCGCCATAAATTGAGAGTTGCTGCATCAATCGTTAGTCTCGTTTGTTGTACTACTTGTACTCTTTCAATGCCTATTCTATCCG GAAGGTTTTTTGAGGTACTAATTGGTGCACGAGCTGAGCCATTATGGCAGCTTCTAAGCAAGGTTGCAGTTCTATATACATTGGAGCCAATCTTTACAGTTATCTTTGTGGTTAATATGAACACGATATGGGAGAAGGTGATGTCGAGCTTAAGAGCTCAAATTTTTGGAAGTGTGTTGATTCACAAG GTCGAGTTTTTTGACAAATACAAG GTTGGGGAACTCACTGCTTTATTGACATCTGATTTGGGTTCGTTCAAAAACATTGTTAGCGAGAATATATCAAGAGATCGTGGTTTCAGGGCACTAACCGAG GTTGTTGGGACAATGTGCTTGCTGTTTGTGTTGGCCCCCCAACTTGCACCCATTTTGGGTGTACTCATGCTTGCAGTTTCTACTTTAGTTG CTGTATACAAGAGATCAACTGTGAAAGTGTTTAAAGCCTACGGGTTGACCCAAGCTTTAATAGCTGATTGCATAACTGAAACTTTTTCTGCGATCCGTACT GTAAGGTCATTTGGTGGAGAAAAACGTCAAATGTTAACGTTCGGTAATCAG GTTCTTGATTATCAGAAAAGTGGCATTAAACTTGGAGTTTTTAAGTCTATTAATGAATCAATAACTAGAGTTGCAGTTTATGTATCTTTGCTCGCCCTTTACATTCTTGGAGGAAGCAAAGTTCAGGCA GGTGAGCTCTCAGTTGGAACCGTTGCTTCTTTTATAGGATACACTTTCACTTTAACTTTCGCT GTTCAAGGACTGGTTAACACATTTGGGGATTTAAGGGGGGCTTTTGCTGCTACAGAGAGAATTAATTCTATCTTGTCTGACTCAGAAATTGATCAATCACTAGCTTATGGTTTAGAGAAAGGCATTAAGCAACAAGTAGaaacatataataatttgaaaatgtTTTTCATTAATGACCCCGATGATAAAAGACGGTCTCAGAACATGAGATATATGTCATCTTTAACAGCTGCTAGCACTGTTTGTAGTCTCGCTAATTCGGGTGATACATGTCTTGAAG ACGTGCACTTCTCGTATCCCTTGAGGCCGGATGTAGCCGTCCTAAGTGGTCTTGATTTGACCCTGAAATGTGGAACGGTTACGGCTCTAGTGGGCTCAAGTGGGGCCGGAAAGAGTACTATTGTACAGCTTTTGGCTCGGTTTTATGAG CCGACTCAAGGGAGGATAACAGTTGCTGGGGAGGATTTAAGAACATTTGATAAGAGTGAATGGGCCCGCGTGGTCTCCATTGTCAATCAA GAACCTGTTCTTTTTTCTGTCTCAGTAGGAGAAAACATTGCATATGGGCTCCCTGATGAAAATGTATCTAGGGATGATGTCATTGCAGCCGCCAAAGCTGCTAATGCTCATGACTTTATAATATCACTCCCCGAG GGTTATGATACACTTGTTGGTGAAAGAGGCGGTTTACTAAGCGGGGGTCAAAGACAG AGAGTTGCTATTGCACGGGCTCTGCTAAAAAACGCACCTATATTGATACTGGACGAG GCCACAAGTGCTTTAGATACAATGAGTGAGCGGTTAGTTCAAGAAGCTCTTAATCATTTAATGAAGGGAAGAACAACATTGGTGATTGCACACAGATTAAGCACGGTTCAAAATGCAGATCAGATTGCTTTGTGTTCTGAGGGCAAAATTGCAGAGCTAGGCACTCATGCAGAGTTGCTGGCTAAAAAGGGCCAGTATGAGTCTCTTGTTGGGACTCAAAGACTTGCATTCGAGTGA